The Arachis ipaensis cultivar K30076 chromosome B07, Araip1.1, whole genome shotgun sequence genome includes a window with the following:
- the LOC107609660 gene encoding probable calcium-binding protein CML18, protein MEDEVRKIFNKFDKNGDGKISCSELKEMLLALGSKTSSDEVRRMMEEIDQNGDGYIDIKEFADFHCTGTVADESKELRDAFDLYDLDKNGLISAAELHAVLKRLGEKCSLSDCRRMIKNVDADGDGNVNFEEFKKMMARS, encoded by the coding sequence ATGGAGGATGAGGTTCGCAAGATCTTCAACAAGTTTGACAAAAATGGCGACGGCAAGATCTCTTGCTCTGAGCTGAAGGAGATGCTGTTGGCACTAGGATCCAAAACGAGTTCCGACGAGGTTCGCCGCATGATGGAGGAGATCGACCAGAACGGCGATGGTTACATCGACATCAAGGAGTTCGCCGATTTCCACTGCACCGGCACCGTGGCCGACGAATCCAAGGAGCTTAGGGACGCCTTTGACCTCTACGATCTCGACAAGAATGGTCTCATCTCCGCCGCGGAGCTCCACGCCGTACTCAAGCGCCTCGGCGAGAAGTGCTCCCTCTCTGACTGCCGCCGCATGATCAAGAACGTTGATGCTGACGGCGACGGCAACGTCAACTTCGAGGAGTTCAAGAAGATGATGGCTCGCTCCTGA
- the LOC110264867 gene encoding uncharacterized protein LOC110264867 yields MVIADECCQSSADITLADEVGDVAIDQYMQVVGLRLASLGRSREKIHRKFVEKKEDPSFREELALKTAKISELEVKLAEVEKYLKDVKDSYAKDVEDLKKKEADLSALSARMIEVTTQLKELEKNKQGEILDSFLEGFERASV; encoded by the exons ATGGTTATTGCCGATGAGTGTTGTCAATCGTCGGCAGATATAACTCTGGCCGACGAGGTTGGTGATGTGGCTATTGATCAGTACATGCAG GTGGTGGGATTGCGGCTGGCGAGTTTGGGGCGTAGCCGTGAAAAAATACATCGGAAGTTTGTTGAGAAGAAGGAGGATCCAAGCTTTAGGGAGGAGTTGGCTTTAAAGACTGCTAAGATCTCGGAACTAGAGGTGAAGTTAGCTGaggttgaaaaatatttgaaagatGTGAAGGATAGCTATGCCAAGGATGTTGAAGATTTAAAAAAGAAGGAAGCTGACTTATCTGCTCTGAGTGCCCGTATGATTGAGGTTACCACTCAATTGAAGGAGTTGGAGAAGAACAAGCAAGGAGAAATTCTTGATTCCTTCCTTGAAGGATTTGAGAGGGCGTCTGTCTAG